The following is a genomic window from Acidimicrobiia bacterium.
ACCCCGTTTTTTGGCGTCGAAGCTCCACCGCCACGGTGGTTTTGCGACGCCAAACCGGCTCTAGGCGCCGTGCACGAGGCTGACGTGGACGGAGTCTCGGCCGGGGGCCGTGCGGGCGAGGAGCGCCATGCCCTCGTCGAGGGTGTCGAGCGTGACCACGTCGCCGACGAGCGCGCTGCGGTCGAAGCGGTTGCCGACGAGGAGATCGACGGCGACGCGCATCGACGCCGGCGTGTAGCCCGCGCCGCCGGTCAGCGTGAGCTGACGGAACACGATGAGGTCGGTGATCAGCCCCTCGACGGGTTGGAAGTGTTTGAGCCCCGCGAGCAGGATCGTGCCGCGGTTGCGCACCAGCTGCACCGCGAGCGGAACCGTCGCGGTCACGACCGCGGCGATGTCCATCACGACGTCGGCCATGCGGCCGCCCGTGAGCTCGCCCACCCGCGCCACCGGATCCTCCGTCTCCACGTCGATGGTGGCGTCCGCGCCGAGCGCCCGCGCCGCGGCGAAGCGGGTTGCGTCGGCGCTCGTCCCGGTGACGATCACTTGTGCAGCACCGGCGGCCTTGGCGGCCACGAGGCAGGCGAGGCCCTGGTGACCAGGACCTTGCACGACGACCGTGTCGCCGAGCTGCACGCCGGCCCGCGTCACCCAGTGCACGCCGTTGGCGAGGGGCTCGAACATCGTCAGCTCCTCGGCCGCGATGCTGTCGGGCAGTCGGTGGAGGTTCGTGCGCGGCAGCAGCGCCATCCGTTCGCCGTAGCCGCCCCAGAGACCCGGACCGTCGTCGACGCCGAGCGTGTAGCCGTACACCTGCATCGCGGTGCATTCCGGGTCGCCCGACCGACACGCCGCGCACTCGCCGCACCGCAGGATCTCGTCGACGCACACCCGATCACCCTCGGCGAGGCGCCACGCCGAGGCCGCCTCCTTCGTGATCGCCTCGATGCGGCCGACGGTCTCGTGGCCGGGGACCACCGGGAACTTCTCGCCGGGAACACCCACACCTCCGTGCAGTTGCGCGAGGTCGCTCCCGCACAGGCCGACGGCCTCCACGCGGAGCACGGCACCGCCCGGCGGTGGCTCGGGTGCCGCGAGCTCGCGCACCTCCCAGTTGCCGTCGCCCGTGAACACGCCCGCGCGCACTGCGCTCACGCGACGCTGCTTCCCGCTCGGCGCACCGGCATCCAGTGGTACGGCGACTCCTCGTCACCCGCGGCGGCTGACTCCTTGATGTCGTCGGGCATCGCGCCCATAGCGTCGCTCTCCTCTCGCAGGCGCGCGTACGTGCGGTCGATCGTCCCCGCGACCGCGTAGTGGTACACCATCGCCGCGCGCGCACCGTTGGACCCGTTGTCCGTGGACCGGTGCATGAGATGGCTGTCGAACACGAGCAGGTCACCGGCGTTCATGAGCACCTGCTCGGCCGCCGCGAAGTCCATGTCGACGATCTCGGTGTACCCCAGGTTGGCGTCGGAACGCTGATCAGGCACGTGCTCGTGGAGCGGTTCGGCGTGTGAGCCGGGGAGCACCGACAGTGGCCCATTGGTCGGCGTGGCGTCGGTGACAGCGAGCCACACGCCCACCTGGTGGTCGGGCTCGAAGGGGAAGTACAGCGAGTCCTGATGCCACGGCTGGCCGATCGCGCCCGGGTTCTTGAAGATGAACTGCGAGAGGAAGCAGTCGACATCGGCGCCGAGCAGCTCGCACATCACATCCAGCAGCTGTTCGTCGCGAGCGAACGCGCCGAACACCGGATCCCAATCGTGCAGCACGAAGATCTTCGACACGCGATCCTCGGGATTCACCGCTTCGGGCCACGGGTTGCG
Proteins encoded in this region:
- a CDS encoding alcohol dehydrogenase catalytic domain-containing protein, producing MSAVRAGVFTGDGNWEVRELAAPEPPPGGAVLRVEAVGLCGSDLAQLHGGVGVPGEKFPVVPGHETVGRIEAITKEAASAWRLAEGDRVCVDEILRCGECAACRSGDPECTAMQVYGYTLGVDDGPGLWGGYGERMALLPRTNLHRLPDSIAAEELTMFEPLANGVHWVTRAGVQLGDTVVVQGPGHQGLACLVAAKAAGAAQVIVTGTSADATRFAAARALGADATIDVETEDPVARVGELTGGRMADVVMDIAAVVTATVPLAVQLVRNRGTILLAGLKHFQPVEGLITDLIVFRQLTLTGGAGYTPASMRVAVDLLVGNRFDRSALVGDVVTLDTLDEGMALLARTAPGRDSVHVSLVHGA
- a CDS encoding phytanoyl-CoA dioxygenase family protein — encoded protein: MTLSPEQRASWDANGYFILERFADPATCDAMLARAAELCRRDAIGEPIGHSLVDPERNPWPEAVNPEDRVSKIFVLHDWDPVFGAFARDEQLLDVMCELLGADVDCFLSQFIFKNPGAIGQPWHQDSLYFPFEPDHQVGVWLAVTDATPTNGPLSVLPGSHAEPLHEHVPDQRSDANLGYTEIVDMDFAAAEQVLMNAGDLLVFDSHLMHRSTDNGSNGARAAMVYHYAVAGTIDRTYARLREESDAMGAMPDDIKESAAAGDEESPYHWMPVRRAGSSVA